In the genome of Flaviflexus ciconiae, one region contains:
- a CDS encoding hemolysin family protein: MTPMIDEVPVGPLIVTVLILFLIEVCASAADAALSRITRTEAADAMASGKRGGARVAAIVDSRSAARAALNSLRAISDIVAGAVLALLAADFLGAWWQVVLAVVVVALLVAALMGLFSPRRLGNAHPVRTLSFFSAPLLWATWAFRPFVKKDEDENGDDDLSVMMERMSESDELEDDERILLQSVIDMRDTMVREVMVPRTDMITIQKDTTLEKAVSLFVRSGYSRIPVIEDTVDDVAGVLYVKDIMRRTHRRFDTDELTVGDVMREAVFVPEMKPVDDVLHDMQADAFHMALVVDEYGGIAGLVTIEDLLEELVGEMVDEHDHAAPEVEMLEEGVYRVPARLPIDELGELFGLEIEDDDVDTAGGLLAKGLGLIPISGSKTDILGLHLQAERFEGRRKRLATVIARVEES; encoded by the coding sequence ATGACCCCCATGATCGACGAGGTCCCTGTCGGACCTCTTATCGTCACCGTCCTCATACTTTTCCTCATCGAGGTCTGTGCATCCGCGGCCGACGCCGCGCTGTCACGAATCACGCGCACCGAAGCTGCCGACGCCATGGCATCCGGCAAGCGCGGGGGAGCCCGGGTTGCCGCAATCGTCGACTCGAGGTCGGCCGCACGTGCGGCTTTGAACTCCCTGCGGGCAATCTCAGACATCGTGGCGGGTGCCGTCCTCGCACTGCTGGCGGCGGACTTCCTGGGCGCCTGGTGGCAGGTTGTTCTCGCCGTTGTCGTTGTGGCACTGCTGGTTGCTGCCCTCATGGGGCTGTTCTCGCCCCGCAGGCTTGGCAATGCTCACCCGGTGCGCACCCTCAGCTTCTTCTCGGCGCCGCTGCTGTGGGCCACGTGGGCGTTCCGGCCCTTCGTGAAGAAGGACGAGGACGAGAATGGTGATGATGACCTGTCGGTCATGATGGAAAGAATGAGCGAGTCGGACGAACTCGAAGACGACGAACGCATTCTCCTCCAGTCGGTGATTGACATGAGAGACACGATGGTCCGCGAGGTCATGGTGCCCCGCACCGACATGATCACCATTCAAAAAGATACAACGCTTGAGAAAGCCGTGTCCCTGTTCGTCCGCTCCGGATACTCCCGTATCCCCGTTATCGAAGACACCGTCGACGACGTTGCTGGCGTTCTCTACGTCAAAGACATCATGCGACGAACGCACCGCCGTTTCGACACGGATGAACTCACCGTCGGGGATGTCATGAGGGAAGCCGTGTTCGTTCCCGAAATGAAGCCGGTCGACGACGTGCTGCACGACATGCAGGCGGATGCGTTCCACATGGCACTCGTTGTCGACGAATACGGCGGTATCGCCGGCCTCGTCACCATCGAAGACCTCCTCGAGGAGCTCGTCGGTGAAATGGTTGACGAGCACGACCATGCGGCACCCGAAGTGGAAATGCTGGAAGAGGGCGTCTACCGGGTGCCGGCGCGCCTCCCGATCGACGAGCTTGGCGAACTGTTTGGCCTCGAGATTGAGGACGACGACGTTGATACGGCGGGCGGCCTGCTAGCCAAGGGACTGGGCCTGATTCCAATCTCCGGGTCGAAGACAGATATTCTAGGCCTGCACCTTCAAGCCGAACGGTTTGAAGGACGACGAAAGAGGCTGGCGACCGTGATTGCCAGGGTGGAGGAATCATGA
- the ybeY gene encoding rRNA maturation RNase YbeY translates to MIEYADESGYEPVLDGEEISRLARYVLDEMRIHPASDLTVMLVDEATMSDLHVKWMDEEGPTDVLSFPMDEVRPAPAGHEPVEGLLGDVVVCPAVAAEQAKVAGHATIEEVLLLVTHGILHVLGYDHATPEEEREMFGLQRKLLLNFLATRQ, encoded by the coding sequence TTGATCGAATACGCGGACGAGTCCGGTTATGAGCCGGTGCTCGATGGGGAGGAGATCTCCCGGCTGGCACGGTACGTGCTGGACGAGATGAGGATCCACCCAGCATCCGACCTCACCGTCATGCTCGTTGATGAGGCCACCATGTCCGATCTGCACGTGAAGTGGATGGACGAAGAAGGCCCGACCGACGTGCTGTCGTTCCCCATGGACGAGGTCCGTCCCGCCCCCGCGGGCCACGAACCCGTCGAAGGGCTTCTCGGCGATGTCGTTGTGTGCCCCGCGGTTGCTGCCGAGCAGGCGAAGGTGGCCGGCCACGCAACCATTGAAGAGGTGCTTCTTCTCGTGACGCACGGGATCCTCCACGTACTCGGATACGACCATGCAACACCCGAGGAGGAGAGGGAGATGTTCGGCCTGCAACGCAAGCTGCTACTGAACTTCCTCGCCACACGTCAATGA
- a CDS encoding PhoH family protein has protein sequence MTKVLNVPDDVPLINLLGHRDEVLRALERGLAPALIHVREREITITGDEGPVELASSLISELIEVVRGGTPLTVDAVDRAVTITKDGLSTPTDVLTTDILSNRGKTIRPKTVGQKEYVDAIDENTVVFGIGPAGTGKTYLAMAKAVVALQTRQVSRIVLTRPAVEAGESLGFLPGTLNDKIDPYLRPLYDALHDMLDPEAIPKLMAAGTIEVAPLAYMRGRTLNDAFIILDEAQNTTPEQMKMFLTRLGFGSKAVVTGDVTQVDLPGGTVSGLKVVRNILTDIDGLAFARLSSADVVRHRLVGEIIDAYERWGAENPPQQNNNRRRR, from the coding sequence GTGACGAAAGTTCTCAACGTACCCGACGATGTTCCACTGATCAATCTCCTTGGCCACCGAGACGAGGTCCTTCGGGCCCTTGAAAGGGGGCTAGCTCCCGCACTCATTCATGTACGCGAACGCGAGATCACCATTACGGGCGATGAAGGGCCCGTTGAACTCGCGTCCTCGCTCATCTCCGAACTCATCGAGGTTGTCCGCGGCGGAACGCCCCTGACGGTCGACGCAGTCGACCGGGCGGTCACCATCACGAAGGACGGCTTGTCCACGCCAACGGATGTGCTGACGACCGACATTCTGTCCAACCGCGGCAAGACGATCCGCCCGAAGACCGTTGGGCAGAAAGAATACGTTGACGCGATCGACGAGAACACGGTCGTGTTCGGTATCGGTCCGGCCGGTACCGGCAAGACGTATCTGGCGATGGCGAAGGCCGTGGTTGCTTTGCAGACCCGGCAGGTGTCCCGGATCGTGCTGACGAGGCCCGCGGTGGAGGCGGGGGAGTCGCTGGGATTCTTGCCCGGCACGCTCAACGACAAGATCGACCCGTACCTGCGGCCCCTCTACGACGCGTTGCACGACATGCTGGACCCGGAAGCGATTCCGAAGCTCATGGCGGCGGGAACTATCGAGGTTGCCCCGCTTGCCTACATGCGTGGCCGCACGCTCAACGATGCGTTCATTATTTTGGATGAGGCGCAGAATACGACGCCGGAGCAGATGAAGATGTTCCTCACGCGGCTCGGCTTTGGATCCAAGGCTGTTGTCACGGGCGACGTGACGCAGGTGGACCTGCCGGGAGGAACCGTTTCCGGCCTCAAGGTGGTCCGCAATATCCTCACCGACATTGACGGGCTGGCTTTTGCGCGCCTGTCGAGTGCCGACGTTGTTCGCCACCGGCTCGTTGGGGAAATCATTGATGCTTACGAACGCTGGGGTGCGGAGAACCCGCCCCAGCAGAACAATAACAGGAGGCGGCGTTGA
- a CDS encoding 16S rRNA (uracil(1498)-N(3))-methyltransferase gives MTLPVYLDEGLRGKAHHLGDTLVLEGDEAKHAHVKRTEIGERIDVVDGGGLRVTVRVTQSSPSLLSGTVVESVVEAEPVSRLTLVQALAKGGRDESAIESAVEIGVLGIVPWQADRSIVRWSGQKADKGVAKWRQVARAAMKQSRQAFLPKVSSVATTKQLAERVRESTSSGTRIFICHESAETGLAGVDVAGGPAWIIVGPEGGISEAELELLVSAGGEPVVLGPSVLRSGTAGAVAATVLQVRSGAWG, from the coding sequence GTGACCCTTCCCGTCTATCTTGACGAGGGCCTGCGCGGTAAGGCCCATCATCTTGGGGACACCCTTGTTCTCGAGGGCGATGAAGCAAAGCACGCCCACGTCAAGCGCACCGAGATCGGCGAACGCATCGACGTCGTCGACGGCGGGGGGCTCCGCGTCACCGTCCGGGTGACGCAGTCCAGCCCATCCCTGCTGTCGGGAACCGTCGTGGAGTCGGTTGTCGAGGCCGAGCCGGTCTCCCGGCTGACTCTCGTTCAGGCGCTCGCCAAGGGCGGGCGCGACGAATCGGCCATTGAATCCGCGGTTGAGATTGGCGTGCTCGGCATCGTGCCGTGGCAGGCCGATCGTTCGATCGTGCGATGGTCGGGGCAGAAGGCCGATAAGGGCGTGGCCAAGTGGCGGCAGGTAGCCCGTGCCGCCATGAAGCAGTCCCGGCAAGCATTCCTGCCGAAGGTCAGTTCCGTTGCGACAACGAAGCAGTTGGCTGAGCGAGTGCGGGAATCCACGAGTAGCGGCACCCGGATCTTTATCTGCCACGAGAGCGCCGAGACGGGGCTTGCTGGAGTAGATGTTGCGGGCGGTCCCGCGTGGATCATCGTGGGGCCCGAGGGCGGAATCAGCGAAGCGGAGCTTGAACTGCTGGTATCCGCCGGTGGTGAGCCGGTTGTCTTGGGTCCGTCGGTTCTGCGGTCGGGAACGGCCGGTGCAGTTGCCGCGACCGTGTTGCAGGTGAGGTCGGGTGCATGGGGCTAG
- the dnaJ gene encoding molecular chaperone DnaJ, giving the protein MADYYDILGVSRSASQDEIKRAYRKKARTLHPDVAGPDKADEFKEVTAAYEVLSNDEKRRLYDMGGESALRNGGAGAAGFGGAFQDIFDTFFGGSTAARGPVPRGRRGQDALVPVEIELKDAVFGVETDITIETAVRCGTCNGTCSREGSAPTTCSACGGSGSVRKVTNSFLGQVMSTTSCGVCQGHGTVITDPCLDCAGEGRVRAQQTLNVNIPAGIDDGMRIRMSGKGEVGPAGGPQGDLFIEVHVADHPEFTRQGDDLVCELEIPMTAAALGTTMNIESFDGPEEITIEPGTSGGVSLRVRGKGVGRLHRSDRGDLVINVHVITPTKLSGREKELLKELAEIRGENAPEAKLVSENSSMFSRFRERFK; this is encoded by the coding sequence GTGGCTGACTACTACGACATTCTCGGCGTTTCCAGGAGCGCCTCCCAGGACGAGATCAAGCGGGCCTACCGCAAGAAGGCTCGAACCCTTCACCCGGACGTTGCCGGGCCCGACAAGGCTGACGAGTTCAAAGAGGTGACTGCCGCGTACGAGGTCCTCTCCAACGATGAGAAGCGGCGACTGTACGACATGGGAGGCGAAAGCGCCCTCCGTAACGGGGGAGCGGGAGCAGCCGGCTTCGGCGGTGCCTTCCAGGACATCTTCGACACGTTCTTCGGCGGTTCCACTGCCGCACGCGGCCCCGTGCCGCGCGGCAGGCGGGGCCAAGACGCACTTGTCCCCGTCGAGATCGAGCTCAAGGACGCCGTGTTTGGCGTCGAAACCGACATCACCATCGAGACGGCTGTTCGCTGCGGCACGTGCAATGGCACGTGCTCCCGCGAAGGCAGTGCACCCACAACCTGTTCGGCCTGTGGCGGTTCCGGTTCGGTCCGCAAGGTCACCAACTCGTTCCTCGGCCAGGTCATGTCCACCACCTCGTGCGGTGTGTGCCAGGGCCACGGCACGGTTATCACCGATCCCTGCCTCGACTGCGCCGGAGAGGGCCGGGTGCGCGCCCAGCAGACCCTGAACGTCAACATCCCCGCGGGTATTGATGATGGCATGCGGATTCGCATGTCGGGCAAGGGCGAAGTTGGCCCGGCCGGCGGCCCCCAGGGCGACCTGTTTATCGAGGTGCACGTAGCCGACCACCCGGAGTTCACCCGCCAGGGCGACGACCTCGTGTGCGAACTTGAGATCCCCATGACCGCGGCTGCCCTTGGCACGACCATGAACATCGAATCGTTCGACGGCCCCGAGGAGATCACGATCGAGCCGGGTACGTCCGGTGGCGTGTCGCTCCGCGTGCGCGGCAAGGGCGTGGGCAGGCTCCACCGCTCCGACCGTGGCGACCTGGTCATCAATGTTCATGTCATCACCCCGACGAAGCTCTCCGGCAGGGAGAAGGAGCTCCTCAAGGAGCTTGCCGAGATCCGCGGTGAGAACGCACCCGAGGCGAAGCTGGTTTCCGAAAACTCCTCGATGTTTTCCCGCTTCAGGGAACGCTTCAAGTGA
- the hrcA gene encoding heat-inducible transcriptional repressor HrcA, with translation MRSDERRLRVLQAIVQDYVHTREPVGSKAITERHGFDVSSATIRNDMAALEDGGLIHQPHTSAGRVPTDRGYRAFVDTISQVKPMSSAEKKAIETWLEGAADVDDVIIRATKLLAQLTNQVAVVQYPNRERTTLRHVEVVPISEHHVLIIAINDSGAVQQRNIDIGLSDEQAQKLSNRINAAYTGKAGLDILPDGLDVANLTPTEQQLAHAVVHVLKDVMTDEAEERLVMAGTANLARTNIDFARTITPVLEALEEQVVLLRLFAEVGDELAITIGEENRDEGLSEASVVTSVYGEPGVARLGIVGPTRMDYPGAMVSVRAVARYLTRILGT, from the coding sequence ATGCGAAGCGACGAACGCAGGCTGAGAGTATTGCAGGCGATCGTGCAGGACTACGTCCACACCCGTGAGCCGGTTGGGTCGAAGGCAATTACTGAACGTCACGGCTTTGACGTCTCCTCGGCAACGATCCGAAATGACATGGCGGCGCTGGAGGATGGCGGGCTTATCCACCAGCCGCACACCTCGGCCGGCCGAGTACCCACGGACCGTGGCTACCGAGCATTCGTGGACACGATCTCCCAGGTAAAACCTATGTCATCGGCAGAAAAGAAGGCGATTGAGACGTGGCTGGAAGGCGCGGCCGACGTGGACGATGTCATTATCCGGGCCACGAAGCTACTTGCTCAGCTCACCAACCAGGTAGCCGTCGTGCAGTACCCCAACCGCGAGCGCACCACCCTGCGGCATGTTGAGGTCGTGCCGATTTCCGAGCACCACGTGCTCATCATTGCGATCAATGATTCGGGCGCGGTTCAGCAGCGCAATATCGACATTGGGCTCAGTGACGAGCAGGCGCAGAAGCTATCGAATCGAATTAATGCCGCCTACACCGGCAAGGCGGGTCTCGATATCCTGCCCGACGGCCTCGATGTGGCGAACCTGACTCCTACCGAGCAGCAGCTCGCGCATGCCGTTGTCCACGTTCTGAAAGACGTCATGACTGATGAGGCTGAGGAACGGTTGGTGATGGCGGGGACGGCGAACCTGGCCCGCACGAACATCGACTTTGCTCGCACTATCACCCCCGTTCTTGAAGCACTCGAAGAGCAGGTTGTCCTGCTACGGCTGTTCGCCGAGGTCGGTGACGAGCTGGCTATCACGATCGGTGAGGAGAACAGGGATGAGGGGCTGTCAGAGGCCTCCGTTGTGACATCCGTGTACGGTGAACCGGGGGTGGCGCGTCTCGGGATCGTGGGCCCCACCCGCATGGACTACCCGGGAGCCATGGTGAGTGTGCGGGCCGTGGCCCGCTACCTGACAAGGATCCTCGGCACATGA
- a CDS encoding DUF3097 family protein yields the protein MRASRPADRYGRDVLSQPKPSRLRTQKDVPADIGLLLEDVQTGFVGEVIAVGKVAGELLMTLEGRKGEKRKFPLGPGFWIDGEPVNITPPVLKQQTQPKTELTASGSIRVTGKTAKMMPSRMWVEGRHDWQLIDKVWGEDLRLEGIAVEELAGVDRLEEMLEVFQPGPGRRAGVLVDHLLPGTKESRLVNQALARYGTDNILVLGHPYVDVWQAIKPHRVGLQEWPHIPKGIDIKKGSLAALGLPHDTVEDVGIGWSKILSRVRDWKDLEPSLLGRVEELIDFLTAPQ from the coding sequence GTGAGAGCTTCGCGACCAGCTGACAGATATGGCAGGGATGTCCTGTCCCAGCCCAAACCTTCCCGCCTGCGCACCCAGAAGGACGTACCGGCCGACATAGGCCTCCTCCTGGAAGACGTTCAGACCGGTTTCGTTGGCGAAGTCATTGCCGTCGGCAAGGTCGCCGGCGAGCTCCTCATGACCCTGGAGGGCAGGAAAGGCGAGAAGAGAAAGTTCCCGCTCGGGCCCGGCTTCTGGATTGACGGGGAACCCGTCAACATCACTCCCCCAGTACTCAAACAGCAGACACAACCCAAGACCGAGCTCACCGCCTCCGGCTCGATCCGCGTCACGGGCAAGACAGCGAAGATGATGCCGAGCCGCATGTGGGTCGAGGGCAGGCACGACTGGCAGCTCATCGACAAGGTCTGGGGCGAAGACCTTCGCCTCGAAGGCATCGCCGTCGAGGAACTCGCGGGCGTCGACCGCCTCGAGGAGATGCTGGAGGTCTTCCAGCCCGGCCCGGGCCGTCGCGCCGGTGTTCTCGTTGACCACCTCCTACCCGGCACCAAGGAATCTCGTCTCGTCAACCAGGCACTAGCTCGCTACGGAACCGACAATATTCTCGTTCTCGGTCACCCGTACGTCGACGTTTGGCAGGCGATTAAACCGCACCGGGTTGGGCTCCAAGAATGGCCGCACATTCCCAAGGGCATCGACATCAAAAAGGGCAGCCTCGCTGCCCTTGGCCTACCCCACGACACGGTGGAAGACGTCGGCATCGGCTGGTCCAAGATCCTGTCCCGCGTCCGCGACTGGAAAGACCTCGAGCCGTCCCTCCTGGGACGGGTCGAAGAACTCATCGACTTCCTCACGGCACCCCAATAG
- a CDS encoding FAD-dependent oxidoreductase: MAEQWNENYDVVIVGSGTGLFSGILAANAGLKTLVVEKDHKFGGSTALSGGGMWMPGNRVSRAAGLKDSRDRAETYLREVVAGVSPEARWQTHLDYAAKAIDAIVTHTDLELEVMLHYADYYSDVPGGSASGRSVEPSPFDMNSLGEDKDLIQSGDLSAPVPMPITGGDFKWMNLMARKPLKAFPRVFKRVAQGVGGMAFGKDYTASGKALAAGLYSGAKKAGVDLWNDTPLVDLVIENGKAVGVVVERNGQEVRIAANRAVILAAGGFDRNIEKRKDFQSEAIESGWQFGAPGNTGDTIDIAEKHGLDLDLLDKAWWFPAIPELKEGAGPIVLLAERSLPGSLIVDRTGHRFFNESIDYMRAGETMLGIDDGEEPHLPAWMIVDDKFVKSYVMGGVKMPMMPIPDEWYKAGVAVKADSIVELGSKIGTEDLPGGVRRFNVLAAQGTDDDFQRGKTAYDRYYGDPTNTPNPNLRPLSDSGPYYAIKVVPGDLGTCGGLRADEKARVYTTDGSTVDGLYAIGNAAANVFGGVYPGPGATIGQGITLGYAAVDDIVAKG, from the coding sequence ATGGCTGAGCAATGGAATGAGAACTACGACGTCGTTATCGTCGGTAGTGGCACCGGGTTATTCTCGGGGATCTTGGCCGCAAACGCTGGCCTGAAAACTCTCGTCGTCGAAAAGGACCACAAGTTCGGCGGATCGACCGCCCTATCGGGCGGCGGCATGTGGATGCCGGGTAACCGGGTCAGCCGCGCCGCAGGACTGAAGGACAGCAGGGATCGTGCGGAGACCTACCTCCGTGAGGTCGTCGCCGGTGTCTCCCCCGAGGCCCGCTGGCAGACCCACCTCGACTATGCCGCGAAGGCTATCGACGCGATCGTCACCCACACGGACCTTGAGCTTGAGGTCATGCTCCATTACGCGGACTACTACTCGGATGTTCCCGGTGGCTCTGCCAGCGGACGTTCCGTTGAGCCGTCCCCGTTCGACATGAACTCGCTTGGTGAGGACAAGGATCTCATCCAGTCGGGCGATCTGTCCGCCCCGGTTCCCATGCCGATCACCGGTGGCGACTTCAAGTGGATGAACCTCATGGCAAGGAAGCCGCTCAAGGCCTTCCCAAGGGTCTTCAAGCGCGTCGCCCAGGGTGTGGGCGGCATGGCTTTCGGTAAGGACTACACGGCCTCGGGTAAGGCACTTGCCGCAGGTCTCTACTCGGGCGCCAAAAAGGCCGGAGTGGATCTCTGGAACGACACTCCCCTCGTTGACCTCGTCATCGAGAACGGCAAGGCCGTTGGCGTCGTTGTCGAACGCAACGGACAGGAAGTTCGTATTGCCGCTAACCGCGCCGTGATTCTCGCTGCCGGTGGCTTTGACCGCAATATTGAAAAGCGCAAGGATTTCCAGTCCGAGGCTATTGAAAGCGGATGGCAGTTCGGTGCACCCGGCAACACGGGCGACACCATTGACATTGCTGAGAAGCACGGACTGGACCTTGATCTGCTCGACAAGGCCTGGTGGTTCCCGGCAATTCCGGAGCTCAAGGAAGGCGCTGGCCCGATCGTTCTCCTCGCGGAACGCTCACTGCCCGGCTCCCTCATCGTTGACCGTACCGGCCACCGCTTCTTCAACGAGTCGATCGACTACATGCGTGCAGGCGAGACCATGCTCGGCATTGATGACGGCGAGGAACCGCACCTGCCGGCCTGGATGATCGTTGACGACAAGTTCGTGAAGTCCTACGTCATGGGAGGTGTGAAGATGCCGATGATGCCGATCCCGGACGAGTGGTACAAGGCCGGGGTTGCCGTTAAGGCGGACTCGATTGTTGAGCTTGGAAGCAAGATCGGCACGGAGGACCTGCCGGGTGGTGTCAGGCGCTTCAACGTCCTGGCTGCCCAGGGCACCGACGATGACTTCCAGCGTGGTAAGACGGCCTACGACCGCTACTACGGCGATCCGACCAACACGCCGAACCCGAACCTGCGTCCTCTCTCCGATTCGGGCCCGTACTACGCGATCAAGGTTGTCCCCGGCGACCTCGGCACATGTGGCGGCCTCCGAGCCGACGAGAAGGCACGCGTCTACACCACCGACGGCAGCACGGTCGACGGCCTCTACGCTATCGGTAACGCCGCAGCCAACGTCTTCGGCGGTGTCTACCCCGGACCCGGTGCCACCATCGGCCAGGGCATAACCCTCGGATACGCCGCTGTCGACGATATTGTCGCCAAAGGCTAG
- the hemW gene encoding radical SAM family heme chaperone HemW produces MPELPDGVEAPVDGSLPDISMNKPFSAYVHVPFCQVRCGYCDFNTYTSHELGPGATPGEYDNQLLGEIALAGQVLDGGRPLETIFFGGGTPTYLRAGQLAHILGVLELVFGFEDGAEISTEANPETVDEEYLKTLKEAGFTRVSVGMQSATSHVLATLDRLHTPERVPMVIDWARNAGLSTSLDLIYGTPGESLDDWRHSLSEAISMSPDHISAYGLGIEPGTKMGQQVKRGILPDTDPDDLAAKYEIAEEVLSEAGYSWYEVSNWSKPGHEARHNMAYWRNNNWWGFGPGAHSHINGTRFWNVKHPRAWAERLKNDQSPAAAREILSLQERAEEDIMLGIRLAEGLPDTAGLAGPGEAPGRAELAKRRHKTMTLAHDGLLDPRRLANGRMVLTLKGRLLADTVIRELWD; encoded by the coding sequence GTGCCTGAGCTACCCGACGGCGTAGAAGCACCCGTTGATGGCAGTCTTCCGGACATTTCCATGAATAAGCCATTCTCGGCCTACGTCCACGTGCCCTTCTGTCAGGTGCGTTGCGGATACTGCGACTTCAACACCTACACCTCACATGAATTGGGCCCCGGTGCGACTCCGGGAGAGTACGACAACCAGTTGCTTGGAGAAATCGCTCTAGCAGGCCAGGTGCTTGACGGCGGGCGGCCGCTCGAGACTATCTTCTTTGGTGGCGGCACCCCAACGTACCTTCGTGCTGGCCAGCTCGCCCACATCCTCGGCGTGCTCGAACTTGTCTTTGGCTTCGAAGACGGGGCTGAGATCTCCACGGAAGCCAACCCCGAGACCGTTGATGAGGAGTACCTGAAAACCCTCAAGGAAGCGGGCTTCACCCGCGTCTCAGTTGGCATGCAGTCGGCAACCAGCCACGTGCTTGCCACCCTTGACCGGCTCCACACACCCGAACGCGTGCCGATGGTTATTGACTGGGCGAGAAATGCTGGCCTGTCTACTTCTCTCGACCTGATCTACGGAACTCCTGGGGAATCCCTCGATGACTGGCGCCACTCGCTTTCCGAAGCTATTTCCATGTCTCCCGATCACATCTCTGCCTATGGCCTTGGCATCGAGCCGGGCACAAAGATGGGGCAGCAGGTAAAGCGGGGAATCCTGCCGGATACCGACCCGGATGATCTTGCGGCCAAGTACGAAATTGCGGAAGAAGTGCTCAGCGAGGCCGGATACTCCTGGTACGAGGTCTCCAACTGGTCAAAGCCCGGCCACGAGGCCCGGCACAATATGGCCTATTGGCGTAACAACAACTGGTGGGGCTTCGGCCCCGGCGCCCACTCGCATATCAACGGCACCCGCTTCTGGAACGTGAAGCACCCAAGGGCCTGGGCAGAACGACTCAAGAACGACCAGTCCCCGGCGGCTGCACGAGAGATTCTCTCCCTGCAGGAGCGCGCCGAAGAAGACATCATGCTCGGAATTCGCCTTGCCGAGGGCCTCCCCGACACGGCCGGCCTCGCAGGACCGGGTGAAGCCCCTGGTCGTGCAGAGCTTGCCAAGCGACGTCACAAGACGATGACACTGGCACACGATGGGCTTCTGGACCCACGTAGGCTAGCGAACGGCCGAATGGTCCTCACGCTCAAGGGCAGATTACTGGCCGACACCGTGATTCGGGAGCTCTGGGACTAG
- the trmB gene encoding tRNA (guanosine(46)-N7)-methyltransferase TrmB yields MTERHHRRITSFMPRGGRLPDRHQRALDEHGHKYVIDAQVDEGYVLRESPDLTKAFGRDAPLIVEIGAGAADQIVAHAKENPEINHLAFEVWWPGVASSVARIVREEVENVRMISADAVLALPLMFGPNRKPDEVWTFFPDPWQKARHRKRRLVTPEFAQTVANILPSGGTWRLATDWDDYAWQMRDSIAAVSDFVNPHVGQRIDEDDPGDNGIVGGFAPRWDGRITTRFETRGLNEERRIHDLEVIRA; encoded by the coding sequence GTGACAGAACGCCACCACCGCCGGATCACGAGCTTTATGCCCCGCGGCGGCCGCCTACCAGATAGGCACCAGCGTGCCCTTGACGAGCACGGCCACAAGTACGTCATTGATGCTCAGGTGGACGAGGGCTATGTTCTCCGGGAATCCCCGGATCTCACGAAAGCCTTCGGGCGGGATGCTCCGCTGATCGTAGAGATCGGAGCGGGAGCAGCCGACCAGATCGTCGCCCACGCGAAAGAGAATCCCGAGATCAACCACCTTGCCTTCGAAGTGTGGTGGCCCGGGGTCGCATCGTCGGTGGCTCGGATTGTTCGCGAAGAAGTTGAGAACGTTCGCATGATCAGTGCCGACGCCGTTCTTGCCCTCCCACTCATGTTCGGCCCCAACAGGAAGCCCGACGAAGTGTGGACCTTCTTCCCGGACCCGTGGCAAAAGGCGAGGCACCGTAAACGCCGCCTCGTCACCCCGGAGTTTGCGCAGACCGTTGCCAACATTTTGCCCTCGGGCGGAACGTGGCGGCTTGCTACCGATTGGGACGACTACGCGTGGCAGATGAGGGACTCGATTGCCGCCGTCTCTGACTTTGTGAATCCACACGTTGGACAGCGCATTGATGAAGACGATCCGGGTGACAACGGGATTGTGGGTGGCTTTGCACCCCGCTGGGACGGCCGCATCACGACCCGATTTGAAACCAGAGGTTTGAACGAAGAACGTCGCATTCACGACTTGGAGGTCATCCGTGCCTGA